In one Bos mutus isolate GX-2022 chromosome 19, NWIPB_WYAK_1.1, whole genome shotgun sequence genomic region, the following are encoded:
- the SSH2 gene encoding protein phosphatase Slingshot homolog 2 isoform X4 — protein MALVTVQRSPTPSTTSSPCASEADSGEEECRSQPRSISESFLTVKGAALFLPRGNGSSTPRVSHRRNKHAGDLQQHLQAMFILLRPEDNIRLAVRLESTYQNRTRYMVVVSTNGRQDTEESIVLGMDFSSNDSSTCTMGLVLPLWSDTLIHLDGDGGFSVSTDNRVHIFKPVSVQAMWSALQSLHKACEVARMHNYYPGSLFLTWVSYYESHINSDQSSVNEWNAMQDVQSHRPDSPALFTDIPTERERTERLIKTRLREIMMQKDLENITSKEIRTELEMQMVCNLREFKEFIDNEMIVILGQMDSPTQIFEHVFLGSEWNASNLEDLQNRGVRYILNVTREIDNFFPGVFEYHNIRVYDEEATDLLAYWNDTYKFISKAKKHGSKCLVHCKMGVSRSASTVIAYAMKEYGWNLDRAYDYVKERRTVTKPNPSFMRQLEEYQGILLASKQRHNKLWRSHSDSDLSDHHEPICKPGLELNKKEITTSADQIAEVKTMESHPPIPPVFVEHVVPQDENQKALCTKERMICLEFTSREFHAGQIEDELNLNDINGCSSGCCLNEPKFPLDNCHASKALIQPGKDPEMAHKFPDLTVEDLETDALKADMNVHLLPMEELSSRLKDLPMSPDPESPSPQPSCQATVSDFSGDRIDFFSALEKFVELSQETRSRSFSHSRMEEVGGGRNESCGLSVVEAAPSEATTDDQRSSSLSNTPHASEESSVDEEQSKAISEQVSPDIFMQPHSENAMSVKEIVTEIESISQGVGQIQVKGDVLSNPCHTPKKHIVHELPLERAQAAENRPGNLEQSEGSCPAQPEPAKDSGKGHPEGCPGAHSSTAEVEEEEPVEGEQELWGPGMPPGAKWYPGSVRRATLEFEERLRQEQEHHGAAPAGTSLSTRKNSKNDSSVADLAAKGKSDEAAPELSYVPKEPETGRGQGRCGGSESGSLPRPEQLAIVPAPELRESHPAPATQDGPRHEGILREPRTVVSGQGPETPAAPAAFPKKIEIIEYTYTATSPDPGPGWERASSEKSGAQGLRTVKVEETLTVLCALDENLNRTLSPDQAPLHPRVLPPPHSSSPQHEHSRPVDLPPTLSSPAAPIVSPMTQPCGASPDHLHPQTVVHLEGFTGQSSTTDSEPSTEQGSWEESQEGPLSRASEVPYQGSQFSSEDLHLISQLGNNIGEQPEKLNPTSVAHQLPHSSSSDSIESPSQSPRVVKGRAKEIESRATSQVGLPKPPQMRRSASLAKLGYLDLCKDCSPEREPVSSESPHLKLLQPFLRTDSGMEAQEPPENPDTPQNREPTKYLIEQLRTTECIAQSRPVERPLAQYAKEFGSSQQCLLPRAGPGLTSSEGGLPSVPTQGLQDTSPAPGLAVAPREQHGRTHPLRRLRKANDKKRTTNPFYNTM, from the exons GCTGTAAGACTAGAAAGTACTTACCAGAATCGAACACGCTATATGGTAGTGGTTTCAACTAATGGTAGACAAGACACTGAAGAAAGCATCGTCCTAGGAATGGATTTCTCCTCTAATGACAG TAGCACTTGTACCATGGGCTTAGTCCTGCCTCTCTGGAGTGACACCCTAATCCATTTGGATGGTGATGG TGGGTTCAGCGTCTCGACAGATAACAGAGTTCACATATTCAAACCTGTATCTGTGCAGGCAATGTG GTCTGCACTGCAGAGTTTACACAAGGCTTGTGAAGTGGCCAGAATGCATAACTACTACCCCGGCAGCCTGTTTCTCACCTGGGTGAGTTACTATGAGAGCCATATCAACTCAGACCAGTCCTCGGTCAACGAATGGAATGCTATGCAGGATGTACAGTCCCACCGACCTGACTCTCCTGCTCTCTTCACAGACAT ACCAACTGAACGTGAGCGGACAGAGAGGCTAATTAAAACCAGATTAAGGGAGATTATGATGCAAAAGGATTTGGAGAATATCACATCGAAAGAG ATACGAACTGAACTAGAAATGCAAATGGTGTGCAACTTGCGAGAATTCAAGGAATTTATAGATAATGAAATGATAGTGATCCTTGGTCAGATGGATAGCCCTACACAGATATTCGAGCACGTGTTCTTG GGCTCAGAATGGAATGCCTCCAACTTAGAGGATTTACAGAACCGAGG GGTTCGCTATATCTTGAATGTCACTCGAGAGATAGACAACTTCTTCCCGGGAGTCTTTGAGTATCACAACATTCGGGTGTATGATGAAGAGGCAACCGACCTCCTGGCTTACTGGAATGACACTTACAAATTCATCTCTAAAGCAAA GAAACATGGATCTAAATGCCTCGTGCACTGCAAAATGGGGGTGAGTCGCTCGGCCTCCACTGTGATCGCCTATGCGATGAAGGAGTATGGCTGGAACTTGGACCGAGCCTATGACTATGTGAAGGAAAGACGGACAGTGACCAAGCCCAACCCCAGCTTCATGAGACAGCTGGAAGAGTACCAGGGGATCTTGCTGGCAAG CAAACAGCGGCACAACAAACTCTGGAGATCGCATTCAGATAGCGACCTCTCGGACCACCACGAacccatctgcaaaccaggactGGAACTCAACAAAAAGGAGATTACCACCTCAGCAGACCAGATTGCCGAGGTGAAGACCATGGAGAGCCACCCACCCATCCCTCCCGTCTTTGTGGAACACGTGGTCCCGCAGGATGAGAATCAGAAAGCCCTGTGCACCAAAGAAAGAATGATCTGCTTGGAGTTTACGTCTCGGGAATTTCACGCCGGACAGATTGAAGATGAATTAAACCTAAATGACATCAATGGATGCTCATCAGGGTGTTGTCTCAATGAACCGAAATTCCCTCTTGACAACTGCCATGCATCCAAAGCCTTAATCCAACCTGGAAAGGACCCAGAAATGGCCCACAAGTTCCCAGACTTAACTGTGGAAGATCTGGAGACGGACGCGCTGAAAGCAGACATGAATGTCCACCTGCTGCCCATGGAAGAGCTTTCATCCCGCCTGAAAGATCTCCCCATGTCCCCGGATCCTGAGTCACCAAGCCCCCAACCCAGCTGCCAGGCCACAGTCTCAGATTTCAGTGGAGATCGCATTGACTTTTTCAGCGCTCTGGAGAAGTTTGTAGAGCTTTCCCAAGAAACCCGGTCCCGATCTTTTTCTCATTCAAGGATGGAGGAAGTGGGTGGAGGAAGGAATGAGAGCTGTGGACTGTCAGTGGTGGAAGCAGCCCCTTCTGAAGCGACCACTGATGACCAGAGAAGCAGCTCTTTGAGTAATACTCCCCACGCATCTGAGGAGTCTTCAGTAGATGAGGAGCAGTCAAAG GCAATCTCAGAACAGGTCAGCCCGGACATCTTCATGCAGCCGCACTCAGAAAATGCGATGTCAGTCAAAGAAATCGTCACTGAGATTGAATCCATCAGTCAAGGAGTTGGACAGATTCAAGTGAAAGGAGACGTGCTGTCCAACCCATGCCACACACCAAAGAAGCACATCGTCCACGAGCTGCCCCTGGAGAGGGCCCAGGCCGCGGAGAACAGACCTGGAAACCTGGAGCAGAGTGAAGGttcctgcccagcccagcctgaACCAGCCAAAGACTCAGGGAAGGGGCACCCCGAGGGGTGCCCAGGGGCACACTCCTCCACTGCAGAGGTAGAAGAAGAGGAACCAGTGGAGGGGGAACAAGAGCTCTGGGGCCCCGGGATGCCCCCGGGTGCCAAGTGGTACCCCGGGTCCGTGAGGCGAGCCACCTTGGAGTTTGAGGAGCGCCTGCGGCAAGAACAGGAGCACCATGGTGCTGCCCCTGCGGGGACCTCGCTGTCCACTCGCAAGAATTCCAAGAACGATTCTTCAGTGGCAGACCTGGCAGCGAAAGGGAAGAGTGACGAAGCCGCCCCAGAACTGTCATATGTCCCCAAGGAGCCAGAGACGGGCAGGGGCCAAGGGCGATGCGGTGGGTCTGAGTCTGGCTCTTTACCGCGTCCTGAGCAGCTTGCCATCGTCCCGGCCCCTGAGCTGCGGGAGTCTCACCCAGCGCCAGCAACTCAGGATGGCCCACGGCATGAAGGTATCCTGCGGGAGCCGAGGACTGTGGTCTCCGGCCAGGGGCCCGAGACACCAGCGGCCCCTGCTGCCTTTCCCAAGAAGATAGAAATCATTGAATACACCTACACAGCCACATCCCCTGATCCCGGGCCAGGGTGGGAAAGAGCCAGCAGTGAGAAGAGTGGGGCGCAGGGACTGAGGACAGTGAAGGTGGAAGAGACCCTCACTGTCCTCTGTGCTCTGGATGAAAATCTGAACCGGACGCTGAGccccgaccaggctcctctgcacccCAGAGTGCTACCTCCGCCTCATTCTTCCTCTCCCCAGCATGAGCACAGCAGGCCAGTCGacctgccccccaccctgagCAGCCCAGCAGCGCCTATTGTCAGTCCCATGACCCAGCCATGTGGCGCCAGCCCGGATCACCTGCACCCCCAGACGGTGGTTCACCTGGAAGGCTTCACAGGGCAGAGCAGCACCACAGACAGCGAGCCCTCCACGGAGCAGGGCAGCTGGGAAGAAAGTCAGGAGGGCCCCCTCTCCAGGGCCAGTGAAGTGCCATATCAGGGCTCCCAGTTCAGTAGCGAAGACCTGCATTTAATCAGCCAACTGGGTAATAATATCGGGGAGCAACCAGAAAAACTGAACCCAACATCTGTAGCCCATCAGCTCCCACACAGCTCCAGTAGCGACAGTATAGAGAGTCCCAGTCAGAGCCCCAGGGTGGTGAAGGGACGCGCTAAAGAAATCGAGTCCCGAGCAACTTCCCAGGTAGGGCTCCCCAAGCCACCCCAAATGAGGCGTTCAGCTTCCCTTGCCAAGTTAGGTTACTTGGACCTCTGTAAAGACTGTTCACCAGAGAGGGAGCCTGTCTCCTCTGAGTCCCCTCATCTCAAACTGCTTCAGCCCTTCCTCAGAACGGACTCGGGCATGGAGGCCCAGGAGCCCCCAGAAAACCCAGACACTCCCCAGAACCGAGAGCCCACCAAGTATTTGATAGAGCAGCTCAGAACCACAGAGTGCATCGCGCAGAGCAGGCCAGTGGAGAGGCCCCTTGCACAGTATGCCAAAGAGTTCGGTTCCAGTCAGCAGTGTTTGCTCCCCAGGGCAGGACCTGGATTGACTAGTTCGGAAGGAGGCCTTCCTTCGGTAccgacccagggactgcaggacaccagccCGGCCCCGGGGCTGGCTGTGGCGCCCCGAGAGCAGCACGGCAGAACTCACCCCCTTAGGAGACTGAGAAAAGCAAACGATAAAAAACGGACAACCAACCCCTTCTATAATACCATGTGA
- the SSH2 gene encoding protein phosphatase Slingshot homolog 2 isoform X3 yields MTLSTLAREKKAPLACTCSLGGPDMIPYFSANAVISQNAINQLISESFLTVKGAALFLPRGNGSSTPRVSHRRNKHAGDLQQHLQAMFILLRPEDNIRLAVRLESTYQNRTRYMVVVSTNGRQDTEESIVLGMDFSSNDSSTCTMGLVLPLWSDTLIHLDGDGGFSVSTDNRVHIFKPVSVQAMWSALQSLHKACEVARMHNYYPGSLFLTWVSYYESHINSDQSSVNEWNAMQDVQSHRPDSPALFTDIPTERERTERLIKTRLREIMMQKDLENITSKEIRTELEMQMVCNLREFKEFIDNEMIVILGQMDSPTQIFEHVFLGSEWNASNLEDLQNRGVRYILNVTREIDNFFPGVFEYHNIRVYDEEATDLLAYWNDTYKFISKAKKHGSKCLVHCKMGVSRSASTVIAYAMKEYGWNLDRAYDYVKERRTVTKPNPSFMRQLEEYQGILLASKQRHNKLWRSHSDSDLSDHHEPICKPGLELNKKEITTSADQIAEVKTMESHPPIPPVFVEHVVPQDENQKALCTKERMICLEFTSREFHAGQIEDELNLNDINGCSSGCCLNEPKFPLDNCHASKALIQPGKDPEMAHKFPDLTVEDLETDALKADMNVHLLPMEELSSRLKDLPMSPDPESPSPQPSCQATVSDFSGDRIDFFSALEKFVELSQETRSRSFSHSRMEEVGGGRNESCGLSVVEAAPSEATTDDQRSSSLSNTPHASEESSVDEEQSKAISEQVSPDIFMQPHSENAMSVKEIVTEIESISQGVGQIQVKGDVLSNPCHTPKKHIVHELPLERAQAAENRPGNLEQSEGSCPAQPEPAKDSGKGHPEGCPGAHSSTAEVEEEEPVEGEQELWGPGMPPGAKWYPGSVRRATLEFEERLRQEQEHHGAAPAGTSLSTRKNSKNDSSVADLAAKGKSDEAAPELSYVPKEPETGRGQGRCGGSESGSLPRPEQLAIVPAPELRESHPAPATQDGPRHEGILREPRTVVSGQGPETPAAPAAFPKKIEIIEYTYTATSPDPGPGWERASSEKSGAQGLRTVKVEETLTVLCALDENLNRTLSPDQAPLHPRVLPPPHSSSPQHEHSRPVDLPPTLSSPAAPIVSPMTQPCGASPDHLHPQTVVHLEGFTGQSSTTDSEPSTEQGSWEESQEGPLSRASEVPYQGSQFSSEDLHLISQLGNNIGEQPEKLNPTSVAHQLPHSSSSDSIESPSQSPRVVKGRAKEIESRATSQVGLPKPPQMRRSASLAKLGYLDLCKDCSPEREPVSSESPHLKLLQPFLRTDSGMEAQEPPENPDTPQNREPTKYLIEQLRTTECIAQSRPVERPLAQYAKEFGSSQQCLLPRAGPGLTSSEGGLPSVPTQGLQDTSPAPGLAVAPREQHGRTHPLRRLRKANDKKRTTNPFYNTM; encoded by the exons GCTGTAAGACTAGAAAGTACTTACCAGAATCGAACACGCTATATGGTAGTGGTTTCAACTAATGGTAGACAAGACACTGAAGAAAGCATCGTCCTAGGAATGGATTTCTCCTCTAATGACAG TAGCACTTGTACCATGGGCTTAGTCCTGCCTCTCTGGAGTGACACCCTAATCCATTTGGATGGTGATGG TGGGTTCAGCGTCTCGACAGATAACAGAGTTCACATATTCAAACCTGTATCTGTGCAGGCAATGTG GTCTGCACTGCAGAGTTTACACAAGGCTTGTGAAGTGGCCAGAATGCATAACTACTACCCCGGCAGCCTGTTTCTCACCTGGGTGAGTTACTATGAGAGCCATATCAACTCAGACCAGTCCTCGGTCAACGAATGGAATGCTATGCAGGATGTACAGTCCCACCGACCTGACTCTCCTGCTCTCTTCACAGACAT ACCAACTGAACGTGAGCGGACAGAGAGGCTAATTAAAACCAGATTAAGGGAGATTATGATGCAAAAGGATTTGGAGAATATCACATCGAAAGAG ATACGAACTGAACTAGAAATGCAAATGGTGTGCAACTTGCGAGAATTCAAGGAATTTATAGATAATGAAATGATAGTGATCCTTGGTCAGATGGATAGCCCTACACAGATATTCGAGCACGTGTTCTTG GGCTCAGAATGGAATGCCTCCAACTTAGAGGATTTACAGAACCGAGG GGTTCGCTATATCTTGAATGTCACTCGAGAGATAGACAACTTCTTCCCGGGAGTCTTTGAGTATCACAACATTCGGGTGTATGATGAAGAGGCAACCGACCTCCTGGCTTACTGGAATGACACTTACAAATTCATCTCTAAAGCAAA GAAACATGGATCTAAATGCCTCGTGCACTGCAAAATGGGGGTGAGTCGCTCGGCCTCCACTGTGATCGCCTATGCGATGAAGGAGTATGGCTGGAACTTGGACCGAGCCTATGACTATGTGAAGGAAAGACGGACAGTGACCAAGCCCAACCCCAGCTTCATGAGACAGCTGGAAGAGTACCAGGGGATCTTGCTGGCAAG CAAACAGCGGCACAACAAACTCTGGAGATCGCATTCAGATAGCGACCTCTCGGACCACCACGAacccatctgcaaaccaggactGGAACTCAACAAAAAGGAGATTACCACCTCAGCAGACCAGATTGCCGAGGTGAAGACCATGGAGAGCCACCCACCCATCCCTCCCGTCTTTGTGGAACACGTGGTCCCGCAGGATGAGAATCAGAAAGCCCTGTGCACCAAAGAAAGAATGATCTGCTTGGAGTTTACGTCTCGGGAATTTCACGCCGGACAGATTGAAGATGAATTAAACCTAAATGACATCAATGGATGCTCATCAGGGTGTTGTCTCAATGAACCGAAATTCCCTCTTGACAACTGCCATGCATCCAAAGCCTTAATCCAACCTGGAAAGGACCCAGAAATGGCCCACAAGTTCCCAGACTTAACTGTGGAAGATCTGGAGACGGACGCGCTGAAAGCAGACATGAATGTCCACCTGCTGCCCATGGAAGAGCTTTCATCCCGCCTGAAAGATCTCCCCATGTCCCCGGATCCTGAGTCACCAAGCCCCCAACCCAGCTGCCAGGCCACAGTCTCAGATTTCAGTGGAGATCGCATTGACTTTTTCAGCGCTCTGGAGAAGTTTGTAGAGCTTTCCCAAGAAACCCGGTCCCGATCTTTTTCTCATTCAAGGATGGAGGAAGTGGGTGGAGGAAGGAATGAGAGCTGTGGACTGTCAGTGGTGGAAGCAGCCCCTTCTGAAGCGACCACTGATGACCAGAGAAGCAGCTCTTTGAGTAATACTCCCCACGCATCTGAGGAGTCTTCAGTAGATGAGGAGCAGTCAAAG GCAATCTCAGAACAGGTCAGCCCGGACATCTTCATGCAGCCGCACTCAGAAAATGCGATGTCAGTCAAAGAAATCGTCACTGAGATTGAATCCATCAGTCAAGGAGTTGGACAGATTCAAGTGAAAGGAGACGTGCTGTCCAACCCATGCCACACACCAAAGAAGCACATCGTCCACGAGCTGCCCCTGGAGAGGGCCCAGGCCGCGGAGAACAGACCTGGAAACCTGGAGCAGAGTGAAGGttcctgcccagcccagcctgaACCAGCCAAAGACTCAGGGAAGGGGCACCCCGAGGGGTGCCCAGGGGCACACTCCTCCACTGCAGAGGTAGAAGAAGAGGAACCAGTGGAGGGGGAACAAGAGCTCTGGGGCCCCGGGATGCCCCCGGGTGCCAAGTGGTACCCCGGGTCCGTGAGGCGAGCCACCTTGGAGTTTGAGGAGCGCCTGCGGCAAGAACAGGAGCACCATGGTGCTGCCCCTGCGGGGACCTCGCTGTCCACTCGCAAGAATTCCAAGAACGATTCTTCAGTGGCAGACCTGGCAGCGAAAGGGAAGAGTGACGAAGCCGCCCCAGAACTGTCATATGTCCCCAAGGAGCCAGAGACGGGCAGGGGCCAAGGGCGATGCGGTGGGTCTGAGTCTGGCTCTTTACCGCGTCCTGAGCAGCTTGCCATCGTCCCGGCCCCTGAGCTGCGGGAGTCTCACCCAGCGCCAGCAACTCAGGATGGCCCACGGCATGAAGGTATCCTGCGGGAGCCGAGGACTGTGGTCTCCGGCCAGGGGCCCGAGACACCAGCGGCCCCTGCTGCCTTTCCCAAGAAGATAGAAATCATTGAATACACCTACACAGCCACATCCCCTGATCCCGGGCCAGGGTGGGAAAGAGCCAGCAGTGAGAAGAGTGGGGCGCAGGGACTGAGGACAGTGAAGGTGGAAGAGACCCTCACTGTCCTCTGTGCTCTGGATGAAAATCTGAACCGGACGCTGAGccccgaccaggctcctctgcacccCAGAGTGCTACCTCCGCCTCATTCTTCCTCTCCCCAGCATGAGCACAGCAGGCCAGTCGacctgccccccaccctgagCAGCCCAGCAGCGCCTATTGTCAGTCCCATGACCCAGCCATGTGGCGCCAGCCCGGATCACCTGCACCCCCAGACGGTGGTTCACCTGGAAGGCTTCACAGGGCAGAGCAGCACCACAGACAGCGAGCCCTCCACGGAGCAGGGCAGCTGGGAAGAAAGTCAGGAGGGCCCCCTCTCCAGGGCCAGTGAAGTGCCATATCAGGGCTCCCAGTTCAGTAGCGAAGACCTGCATTTAATCAGCCAACTGGGTAATAATATCGGGGAGCAACCAGAAAAACTGAACCCAACATCTGTAGCCCATCAGCTCCCACACAGCTCCAGTAGCGACAGTATAGAGAGTCCCAGTCAGAGCCCCAGGGTGGTGAAGGGACGCGCTAAAGAAATCGAGTCCCGAGCAACTTCCCAGGTAGGGCTCCCCAAGCCACCCCAAATGAGGCGTTCAGCTTCCCTTGCCAAGTTAGGTTACTTGGACCTCTGTAAAGACTGTTCACCAGAGAGGGAGCCTGTCTCCTCTGAGTCCCCTCATCTCAAACTGCTTCAGCCCTTCCTCAGAACGGACTCGGGCATGGAGGCCCAGGAGCCCCCAGAAAACCCAGACACTCCCCAGAACCGAGAGCCCACCAAGTATTTGATAGAGCAGCTCAGAACCACAGAGTGCATCGCGCAGAGCAGGCCAGTGGAGAGGCCCCTTGCACAGTATGCCAAAGAGTTCGGTTCCAGTCAGCAGTGTTTGCTCCCCAGGGCAGGACCTGGATTGACTAGTTCGGAAGGAGGCCTTCCTTCGGTAccgacccagggactgcaggacaccagccCGGCCCCGGGGCTGGCTGTGGCGCCCCGAGAGCAGCACGGCAGAACTCACCCCCTTAGGAGACTGAGAAAAGCAAACGATAAAAAACGGACAACCAACCCCTTCTATAATACCATGTGA